Below is a genomic region from Candidatus Thermoplasmatota archaeon.
GCCCGCACCTCGTCGACTTCGCCATCGTGGCCGACCTTGCGCGGCTCACCTGCGGGCTCGATCTGTCCCGCGAGGACGTCGTGCAGATCGGCAAGAACGTGCTCGACGCCGAGCGCCTGTTCAACACGCGCGAGGGCGTCACGCGCGCCGACGACACGCTGCCCAAGCGCTACTTCGACGACCCCATGCCCCTTCGCATGGCCGCGGGCCACCGCATCGAGCGCGAAGGCTTCGGGAAGATGCTCGAGGAGTACTACGCGCTGCGCGGATGGACGAAGGACGGGATGCTCGGGAAGGAGCGGAAGAGCGAGATCGAAGGATGGCTGGCGGCGTTGGCGTAGCGACGGCAGCTTCCCTTCAGGACTCCCGCCGCGGCCAGAGGAACGGCCGATTGGCGACTCTCTCGACCATCCGAAGCAGTCGCCGCGTTTCAGCGCGGAGCTCTTCCGGCGTCGGCTTGGACATCACGAAGCTGTTCACCTCCCCCTCCTATCAATGTATCGATGGATGCCATGGCCTCGCCGGCGGCAGCCTCGATCGTCTTGCCAACCGTGCGAAGGGCGCGAACCTGTGTAGCAAGAACGATGCTTGCGGCAAGCTGCGCAAGCCCGGCGGGAACCATCGGCAACTGTCCCACCACGGCGGCAAGCCCGGCGCTTGCCGCAAACGTCAGCAACACCGCGATGACGGCGATCCGGAAATTGCTCTCCAGGGCGGCCGTCCGCTCCGCAGCCTGCAAGCTCAGCTCGATCTTCTTGAGCCGCAGCGCGGTCGCGTCGTCCATCGACGAGCCACAACAACGCCTCCGATTTCAAGCGGCACACAGAACGTGACCGAAAGTATCGGCTTTGGCAGCCGCCAAAGAAAAGAAATGGAGGGCTGGCTCGCAGCCCTCTGACGCAGCCCCTTCGGTCTTTGCCGCCTACGGCGGGAACAGGTTGCCGCAATCCGGCCAGCACAACGGCCGGGCGACGTTCCCGTTGCCGTTGCCTCCGCCGTTGCCCGGCTTTTCGGCCGGGCGGTGTTCACGGGCCGAATCCGCCTGCACGGGCAGGCAATCCGGCCAGCACGCCAGCGCGCTGGGCGCAAGGAGCGCCCATGCGCACACGCTTCCTACGACGACCAAGGTCCACGAAACCATGCCCACACCCAAAGGGGCGTCTCACGGGTCGTCGCCTTGAGGCTTCGGCTCTTACTGGGTTGATTCTTGAGCGCGACCGGCGCAGCAAGTGTTGACAAAACACCAGATCACGCGAGAACGGTAAGGAGGCGAGGGCGGATTCGCCCTCACCCCCAACCCGCTGCGGTTCCCGCAGCCTCCTCGGTCGAGGCGGCGTTCGCCTCGCGCGCCGGGTGGAACCAAGCGCACGTCTTGCCACCGCACGAGCTGCCCGAGCCGGACAGCGCGTAACAGCCGTACCCCCGAGCGCCGACGCACGCGTCGGCGATCGGCGCGCCGCATTTCCGGCAGAGCGCCGACCGATGGCGGGACGTCCAAAGGGTCCCGAGGAGCGTGAGCCGATCCGCAGATCGGCGAACGTTTGGAGGACGAGCGACTGCGCGCGCCGCGCGCACGCGGCGCGCGCACAGCGAAGTCCTCCAAACGCGAGCGCAGGTTGCGCGATCGCGCCACGCGCGATCGCGCGGCACCTGCGCGAGTTCGAAGCCGCGTGCGCGAGGCCCCGACCCGGCGTATGTGCGATGTATACACACGTATACATCCGTATACACGCTCCGCGCCGCGTCTTTCCTAGTGCGCCGCCTGCCGGTGGAACGCCCGGTCGAAGAGCCTCCGCAGCCACGCCTTGAAGCGGTTCCACGGACGCGCGGCCTCCTTGGCCGACCGCTCGGCCCGCAGCGCCTGCAGCGCGTTTGCCGACGCGTCGAGGTTGCCAAGCGCAAGCTCGCCGTGGCGCAGCCGTCCGCCGCGGAAGGCGTCGAGCTGGCGGTGCGCGGCGTCGAGCGCCGTGGTGTCCGCGCGCTCCTCGTCGCGGCCGAGCTTCCAGCCCATCGCCTGCCATTCGGGCGGCAGCGGGTCGTCGCGGATCCGCAGCCCCCGAGAGGCGTCCTGCCCTTCGGCAAGCCCGCCCCAGGTGAAGCGGTAGCGCCGCAGCGCGTCGTCGATGTCGCGCTCGATCTCGTCGTCGGTGGGCTCGCGTCCGAGCTCGGCGCGCAGGCGCCCGCGCGCCTGCGTCCGCAGGATCACGTTGCTCGCGACGGCGGCAAACGTGGTCCCGATGAGCACGGCAAGCGAGACGCCAAGCGCCAGCGAGACCGGGATCGACCAGTCCGTTTGGCCCGGGACGCCCCACGCGAACGGATAGGCGTAGGCGAAGCCGAGCACGCCCGCGAGCGCCGTGGCGCTTGCGGCAAGCCCGAGCCAGCGCATGTACGCGCGCGTGTAGAGCGCCGAGAGCATGCCCAGGAACAGGGCGCACACGCCAAGGCCTCCGGCGATGCCCGCGGTTTGCCGCATCCAGTAGCGCATCATCGACTGCGAGGCGTCGGCCGGGTAGGCCTGGCCCCACGCGACAAGCGCCAGGGCGGCGAGCACGAGGAGCGCGCCGGACACGAAGAGGAGGAACGAGGCGTGGAGGCGCCGATCGCTGTAGGCGGCTCCGTCCTCGCTCCCGGCCCATTCGCACAAGCGTCGCCACGCGGAGGGGCGGCGCGCCGGCGGCGGCTTGCCGCCGCGCGCGGCGTGCCCCGTGGGCGGCTGCGTCGCAAGCGGGGTCATGGTCTCACCACGGCCCTACTTCTTGGACTTCTTCTCGCCGCCGTCTTCCGACAGCGCCGCGACGAGGTCGCCGCGCACGACGCTGAAGATGGGCTCGTCGCTCCAGATGACGCGGTCCACCTCGAAGGGAAGGTCGGCGCCGCGAAGCTTCTCGAGGAGGAGCTTGTCGAAGCCCTTGGGCTGGCAGGTTCCGCCCGTGATGGCCACGGGGATCTTGAGGCCCTCCTCGACGTTCTTGCGGCGCGCCTCCTTGGCGAGGTTCTTCACGACGTAGTCGATGAGGTTCTCGTAGTAGATCGAGAGGGCCCCCTCGAGGTCGCCGATCTTGCTCTCCCAGTTGAGGTTCACGCCCTTCTCCTTGCGCGCCGTGACCTTGTCCACGGGCACGCCCGTCGCGACCGAGGCCTGCTTGTCGATCCAGTCGCCTCCGCGCGCGACGGAGAACTGCAGGACGGGCACGGCGTAGTAGGCGAAGCAGACGTTTGTCATGCCCGCGCCCCAGCTGATGCCGACGCCCGTGAACTTCTGGTCGGCAAGCTCGCTGTACACGACGCTCATGCCCTCGTTGATGGGGTGCGGCGTGTAGCCTGCGCGCTCCACGAGCGAGCCCAGCGTCTTCTGGTGGTAGAGCGTGTCGAGCTCGTCGTCCACCGGGTTTGCCGGGACGTTGAAGTAGCACGTCTCGCCGGGCGAACCGGGTTTGCCCAGCAGTCGCTCCACCATGAGCTGGATCATGGGGATGGCCTTCTTCTCCTTGCGCGAGAGGATGCCCGCGGACATCGGGCGGCTCGTGCTCGTGTTGAAGATGTTGGCGAAGTTCAGAGCGTCCTCGCCCACGATGTACACGTGGCTGCCGTGCCGGATGTGCAGCACGTCGCTTCGTTCGAGCATGCGCTCGGCGATGTCGCTGTGCTCAAGCTCGACGAAGGTGTTCCGTTGCTGCGTGAAGCGGATCCGGTCGTCGGCCTTCTTCGCGCAGGTGATGTTCATCGTCCCCACGTCCAACCCTTTGGTCATGTTCAATCCACCCTCGGCCAGGGCTCTGTCGCGGGGGGGATTTGTAGCTTTCTGCCGGAAACAGAAAGACCAAAAAACGTCGAACCTATCGGCCGCGAGGGGAACGCGGAGAAGTCGCCCCCCGACCCCGCCGCCCCGCGCGACGCCCTCGCCCGCACGCGGCGGGCCTTGGCGATCGCGCGGGCTCTCTTCTGTCGTCACCATGGAAAAGGCTTTCGACCGCGCCGCCGGGAACGGTCAACCGTGGCGCCGCGGGCACATCAAGTCACGGTGTCCGAAGGAAAGCGGACGCGCCGCGCGGCGGGCGAGCCCGCGGCGCGGCTACCGGGACGAAGGCGGTGGCGCCCAGCGCGGCGTGGTCGCCGGCTCGTAGAGACGGATCGCGGTGGGGCCCGACAGGCTGCCGCGCCATCCGCCGTCGGCCGCGGCCGCCGCCACGGCGAGCGCGCCCACGCGCTCGCCCATGGCCAATCCCACCTCGTTGTCCGCGCGCACGTGCACGCCAGCGTAGAAGCGCGAGAGGGCGGCCTCGGAGGCAAGCGCGCGCACGAAGGCGGATTCCTCGGGCAAGAAGTGGGCCAGCACGGCCGAGGCGGCGCCCGAGTAGCCGGCGTGCCCGGAGGGGTACGCCGGGAACGGGGGCGCCACAAGCGGCGTCCGGAAGTCGGGGTCGACGTGCTGCTGGATCCACGTGACGGGCCGGAGCGTCCAGTAGTGGTACTTCGCGTCCCACACGGCCACGGCCGCGTCGTGCAGGGCCGCGTTGAGGTACGCGAACATCCGTGCCGTCTGCGCCGTGGAGAGGGCGTTCGTCGCCGCAAGGTGCAGCGCGATCGTGTTCCAGTGTCCCGGCGCCGAGACCGTGTCGGGCCCGTCGGCCCAATAGAAGGCGATCGCGTCCTCGCGCGGCGTGCGGCTGCGCAGGGCGTGGTAGAGATCCCACATCTGCGCCCGGAACTCGCCCGAGTCGCACGATGGGGGAGGCGCCGGCCGGACCTGGTCGCCCCGCGCAAGGAACCAAGGCCGCACCTCGCCCCACCCCGGCTCGAGGGGAACGTCGATGAAGGATGGAGGCGTGGGCTGCCACGCGCACATGTCCTGGGGCACGGTCGCCGGCGGGGAGAGGCCGGCGCCATCGTGCCGCGCCCGCTCCATCACCTGTTCTGCGACCGCGCGCCCGATCGCAAGTCCCGCCTGGACGTCCGAGGGCCAGTTGACGCCGGCGGCCACCCGCGAGCGCGCGGCGTCCTCGGCGTGCCGCGGGAAGTATTCGAGGCCCTGTCCCGGGAACAGCCTCTGAAGGACGCCCGCCGCGGCGCCGGCCACGGCCGTGTATTCGCTCGGAAACGACGAGCGGGCTTCCAGCGGCGCCAGGGGCGCGATGCCCGCGTCCTTCAGCGCCGGAGCAAGACGGTCGTGCGCAAGCTTCTGCTGCGCGACGGCGACGAGTGCGTCGTGCATGGCCACGTGCACGAGCGCGAGAGCCCGCGAGGCCGCCGGGGGCGACGGCTTGTACTTGGCGATCATGTCAAGCGCAAGCTCCGTCCAGGGCTCGGTGGCCCGGTCGGGGTTCCAGCGGGCGATGAGAGGTCCCAAGGCCGATCGCTGGGTGAGCGCGACGGCAAGCCCTTTTCGATCCGCGTCGTCCTCCCAGCTTCCCGGCGAGGGGGTCGTGGGCGCGGCGATCCCGCTCCGCGCGACAAATGGCGCCCATGCGGCGACCGACGAATCCCAGGGCGGACGCTCCTCTCGCGCCGGTCCGCCGTCGGACCGCTCGGCGTCGGGAACCGAGCAACCGGCGAGCGCAAGGCAAGCCACCACGGCCGCCACGCTTGTGCGCGTCATGCGGGCGCCCTGCTGCCGGAGGAGGCGCTTGCGCCGCCGGGCAACGTGCTTTCGCCGGTCGAACCCCTGTCCGAAGTCGCCTCGGACGCGGCAACGGGACGCGCCGGCAGCCGCAGCGCGAAGGAGGCTCCGCGCGGCGCGGGCTCGAGCACGAGGGAGCCGCCCCGGGACTCCGCGAGCTTGCGGCTGATGTGAAGCCCCAGGCCCGTTCCCGTCGGCTTGCCGGTCACGAAGG
It encodes:
- a CDS encoding aldehyde ferredoxin oxidoreductase C-terminal domain-containing protein, coding for PHLVDFAIVADLARLTCGLDLSREDVVQIGKNVLDAERLFNTREGVTRADDTLPKRYFDDPMPLRMAAGHRIEREGFGKMLEEYYALRGWTKDGMLGKERKSEIEGWLAALA
- a CDS encoding phosphatase PAP2 family protein, which produces MTRTSVAAVVACLALAGCSVPDAERSDGGPAREERPPWDSSVAAWAPFVARSGIAAPTTPSPGSWEDDADRKGLAVALTQRSALGPLIARWNPDRATEPWTELALDMIAKYKPSPPAASRALALVHVAMHDALVAVAQQKLAHDRLAPALKDAGIAPLAPLEARSSFPSEYTAVAGAAAGVLQRLFPGQGLEYFPRHAEDAARSRVAAGVNWPSDVQAGLAIGRAVAEQVMERARHDGAGLSPPATVPQDMCAWQPTPPSFIDVPLEPGWGEVRPWFLARGDQVRPAPPPSCDSGEFRAQMWDLYHALRSRTPREDAIAFYWADGPDTVSAPGHWNTIALHLAATNALSTAQTARMFAYLNAALHDAAVAVWDAKYHYWTLRPVTWIQQHVDPDFRTPLVAPPFPAYPSGHAGYSGAASAVLAHFLPEESAFVRALASEAALSRFYAGVHVRADNEVGLAMGERVGALAVAAAAADGGWRGSLSGPTAIRLYEPATTPRWAPPPSSR